GTGACGCTCGGTCACGGTGGCGCCACCGCCCCACTCGGCGTACAGCCCCGCCACCAGGCTGCCAGGGGTGAGGTCCATCGGCCAGCTGCCGAGGCGCATCGTGCCGCCCATGTCGGCGACCTCCAACTGCTCTGGCATGAGGCCGATGACGGGGTCGGTCGTGTACGGGTCGAACTCGGTCGAGTTCGCGCCCGGCAGGCCGGCCACGTTCCTGGCGAACTCGATGACGGCCACCTGCATGCCGAGACAGATGCCGAGGAACGGCACGCCGTGCTCGCGCGCCAGCTTGGCGGCGCGGACCTTCCCCTCGATCCCCCTGATGCCGAAGCCGCCCGGCACCAGGATGCCCGCGTAGCCCGTCAGGTCACCGAGGTCGCCCTCGACGAGGTCCTCGGCGTTCACCCAGCTGATGTCGACGGCGGCGTCGTTGGCGATCCCCGCGTGCTTCAACGCCTCCATCAGGCTCAGGTAGGCGTCGGGCATGGCCACGTACTTGCCCACCACCGCGATGTCGACGCGCCGCCCGGGGTGCCTCAGCGTGCGGACGGCCCCCTGCCACACGCGCAGCTCGGGCGTCACCTTCTCGAGTCCGAGCAGCTCCTCGACGAAGCGACCGACCCCCTGCTGCTCGAGCATCTCCGGCACCGCGTAGACGAAGTCGGCGTCGTAGGCGCTGAACACCGCGTCTGGCGACACGTTGGCGAACAGCGCGATCTTGCGCCTGCCCCCCTCCGGCACGGCGTACTGCGAGCGCAACACCAGGGCGTCGGGCTGGATGCCGACGCCGCGCAGGGTGGCCACGGAGTGCTGCGTCGGCTTGGTCTTGTGCTCCTCGCTTGCGCTCAGGTACGGCACGAGCGTGACGTGCAGGTAGAGGGTGTTGGCGCGGCCGAGCTCGAAGCGCATCTGCCGGATCGCCTCGAGGAACGGCAACGACTCGATGTCGCCGACCGTGCCGCCGACCTCGACGAGGACGATCTCGGCGTCCGCCGCGTCGCCCGCCTCGAAGATGCGGCGCTTGATCTCGTCGGTGACGTGCGGGATGACCTGCACCGTGTGCGACAGGTAGGCGCCGCGTCGCTCCTGCTCGATGACGCGGAGGTAGACCTGGCCCGTCGTGATGCTGTTGTCGCGCCCCAGGTCGACGTCCAGGAAGCGTTCGTAGGTGCCGATGTCGAGGTCCGTCTCCGCCCCGTCGTCGGTGACGAACACCTCGCCGTGCTCGTACGGCCGCATCGTGCCCGCGTCGACGTTGACGTACGGGTCTATCTTGACGGCCGTTACCCGGTAGCCGCGGGCGCGCAGCAGCGCTCCGATGCTCGAGGTGGTGATGCCCTTCCCGAGACTGGAGACCACGCCGCCCGTGACGAAGATGTACTTTCTGTCCACCGCTCACCTTCCCGGGGCTCAATGCTAGCACCGCGCGCCGTGGCGGGGTCGCCCAGGGGGCGCGCCCCCTGGGCGCGCGGGCGCGTGGTACAGTCGCGCCCGACCCCGCCTTCACGACGGGTCGGGCGCGGCGCGGCACGGCCCGCGCCTAGGAGGCCCAGCTGCGC
Above is a window of Trueperaceae bacterium DNA encoding:
- a CDS encoding CTP synthase — its product is MFVTGGVVSSLGKGITTSSIGALLRARGYRVTAVKIDPYVNVDAGTMRPYEHGEVFVTDDGAETDLDIGTYERFLDVDLGRDNSITTGQVYLRVIEQERRGAYLSHTVQVIPHVTDEIKRRIFEAGDAADAEIVLVEVGGTVGDIESLPFLEAIRQMRFELGRANTLYLHVTLVPYLSASEEHKTKPTQHSVATLRGVGIQPDALVLRSQYAVPEGGRRKIALFANVSPDAVFSAYDADFVYAVPEMLEQQGVGRFVEELLGLEKVTPELRVWQGAVRTLRHPGRRVDIAVVGKYVAMPDAYLSLMEALKHAGIANDAAVDISWVNAEDLVEGDLGDLTGYAGILVPGGFGIRGIEGKVRAAKLAREHGVPFLGICLGMQVAVIEFARNVAGLPGANSTEFDPYTTDPVIGLMPEQLEVADMGGTMRLGSWPMDLTPGSLVAGLYAEWGGGATVTERHRHRYEVNPDYVERLTGAGLVIGGVTPGMAGRGRGLVESIELPGHPFFLGVQSHPEFKSRLMRPSPPFAGFIRAAAQRAAAQRAAGRPGAAAGATTTAEER